The window GCTGGTTCAGGCAATACCTCGATTCGCTGTCAAGCCGCGGAATCCTGTTCCTGGCCACCCTGGGCAACATGGACCTGGCCGGCCTGGACGGGCTGTTCCGCGAGGTCATGGCCGGGTCGGGCTGCGGGCGGGTGTTGCTGGATGAGGCGGTGGAACTCGATGGCTGGTACTTTATCGGCTCGCCCCTGACCACGGATGCGCCGTTCGCCCTCAAGGACCGCTGCCGCCGCGACCGCCCGGACTCCACTCCGCCGCCGGTATCCCGCACTCCGCTGCTGTCCGGTCCGGATGGCCTTTACCCGGCCCCGGACTGGAACGAGCGCTGCCTGGCTCTGCCCGACCTTGGCGCGAGCCTCGACCGTCTCCCATGCCCGCCCGACCAGTCGCGCGCGGTCTATGTGCTGCACCAGCCGCCGCAGGGCCTCGGCCTGGGGATAATCGAATCCGGCGCGGATGTCGGCTCGCTGGCGGTGCGTTCTTTCCTGGAGCGTGTCCAGCCCCGGCTCTCCCTGCACGGCCATATCCACGAGTCGCCCTCCGCGGGAGGGCGTTGGCGCGCGGCCCTGGGCCCGACTGTCTGTGTCCAGCCGGGCCAGCTCCCCGGCGACAGTCTGGTCACGGTCACCCTGGAGCTGGAAAGCCTGGCCATGAGCCGCAAGGTCCACGACCTTTGAGGCCTCAGCCTTTCTCGATCCGGACCTCTGTGCTCACCGCCACCGGCTGGCGCAGGGTGGCCATCACGCCGCAGTATTTCTCGCTGCTCAAGTCCACGGCCTTTTTAACCTTATCCTCGGGTATATCCTCGCCCCTTAGGACATAGGTCACCTTGATGCTGCGGTAGTACTTCGGGTGCTCCTCGGCCTCATCCGCGCTGACTGTCATCTCGAAGGCTTTCACCTGCACTTTCATCTTGTTCAGGATCGAGATGACATCCATCCCGGTGCAGCCGGCCACGGCGCACAGCAGCAGCTCCTTGGGGTGCACGGCGCTGTCGGCGCCGCCGCCCGGCCCGGCGCCATCCAGCAGGATCGCATGGTTGGAGGGCGGGTTGGCCACGAACTGCAAACCCTCGACCCAACGGACAGTGGCTTTCTTTTCCATTGTCTTTCCTCCTTCGTACTAACGATATGGAGTCGAGGCAGGCTTGTCCAGAGAGCGAGGCCACGGTGCGGAGCGGGGGGCCGGCGCCGCGTTTCACGCGGGGCTGGCCGCGCGCGGGGGCAGGGAGAAGACAAGGGTGGAGGTGAGGAAAGTGTCGAGGGAGTGTTACGATCCTGCGGGTTCCCCCGCGCGGCCGGCCGGGCGCTTTGCGCCCCGCCGGCCCCCCCTGGCCCCGGGCTATTGCGCCAGGTCCAGGCCGAAACCGTAGGGCAGGCTGCGGTCCAGGGTGATCGGCAGCTTGCCCTTGACCGGCATCACCAGCTTGCCGAACAGGTCGTTGACCAGGGCGCACTGGCTGGCGCGGCAGGAGGAGTAGAGGCAGAGATAGCAGTCGATCTCCGGGAAAAGGCAGATCACCCGCGGGTCGCCGAACGAGGCCATAATGACTGGCTTGTCCATCTCGATCAGGCGGCGAACGAATTCCACCTGGGTCGGGCTGAAACCGTGGGCCGAATATTTCGGTCCCTGGTTAGTGAACATGCAGCAGAGGATCACCTCGGCCGACTGGGCCTCGACCCAGGCCTCATCCAGCTTGGCCGAGTCCACCCGGCTGTCCAGCTGACGGCTGCTGACACGCTCGAAAGTTTTGCTCAGGCAGTCATGGAGGTCTTTCTCCATGTCCGGCTCGAAACGCGCGGTGAAAGTCAGGTTGAGCAGCGAGCGGCGCAGCGCCGGGTCGAGCGGCAGGAGGTGGCGGCGGTCGCGCAGAAGGGTGATCGAGTCCTCGGCCACCCGGTCGGCCACCTCGAGGTTGGCCGGGCTGGAGACCTTGCGGTCGATCTCCTCAGGGATCATCACCGGGCGGGTGTTCTTTTTCAGGCGCAGGCGCAGGGACAGCACGCGCTCGGCGGACTGCTCCACCCGGGTGATCGGGATACGCTCACGGTAGACCGCGTCCAGCAGGGTCCGGGTCACCGCCTCCGGGTCGGGCACCCCGGCCAAGACATCCACCCCGGCGTTGACCATCGCCACCAGCGACTCCGGTTCGAGCAGATGTTCCATGTGACGTTCCGACAGGTCGGGTGTCATGGCCACGCCTTTGAACCCCAGGACCTCGCGCAGGAAAACCTCCACCAGGTTGCGGTCGGTGATCGCCGGCACCATCTTGCCCGAGATCAGGTCCGGCATCTCGCGCCAGTCCACGATCAGCGCGGCCAGGCCGGCCTCGCTCAGCAGCTCGAACACACCCAGCTCGGTGTCGACCAGCAGCTTGCGCAGATGATACAGCCAGCGGCTGCCGGTGAACTCGCCCTTGCAGATCGCCTCGGTGCCCGGGAAATAGCGCGGGGCCGCCACAGCGCCGCCGGTGTGCACGCCCTTGATAAAAGCCGTGGACAGACGGGTCACCAGGTGCAGTTTCTCACCGTACGATTCCACCCTGGGCAGGCCCTCGGGGATCGCCACACCCACCCGGGAGCAGGTCGGGCCGATGATCGTGTTGATTCCAACGGCCCGGCATTCCTCGGCCGTGATCTTGCCGGCCAGGTAGGCGTATTCTCCGCTGCGTGTAGCCCCGAACGCCATGTTGCTCGGGAAATGCGTGCCCCGGGAAAGAAGCGAGCCGAGTCCGTTTTCCACCTCGGCCGCCACGGCCAGGGGCAGCTCCAGACCCTGCTGGATTTTCTGGATGCGTGTGGCTGTCTCGTACAGCTCTCCGCATTTGAACAGCATGCCTCCCAGAGCGCCGCTGCGGGCCAGATCCTCACCCTGGGCGATCTGTCTGTCCTTGAGGGAGTTGTGGAAACCGCAGAGCGGGCACCAGATCATCTGCCCGATTTTCTGCTCGAGGCTCATTCTTTTGAGAATGGCTTTAATGTCGATGGGCATCCGGCGCTCCGGGGACAGAGAAGGTTGGTCCTGCGGCCTGACCTTAATTGTCAGTGCTGTAAGCGTAATGAGAATAATAAGACCCGTGCGAAAAAACAGCAAATATTTCTTTTTCCCGCCTGGGCCGGGTTTAAGACCGCCGCGAGTGCGGAAAAGCTTGTACGACTGTTTCCGAGTGGTTAGAATCGTTTTGCGGAGAACTCAATTTATATCCGGTTATCTCAGCCGTAACGCTCAAACGGAGGGACGGTGGCGATGCAAATGTTCGTTTTCAGGTACCTGACGGCCGGCCTGGCCGCGTGTGTGCTGGCCCTGGCGGCTGGTTCCTGTGCGCCCAAGGAGAAAAAAATGGCGTATCTCGACACCGGATTGCCTTTCGCGGACCGGACCGCGGACCTGGTCTCGCGCATGACCCTGCCCGAGAAAATCTCGCAGATGGGGCACGACGCGCCGGCAGTAGACCGTCTGGGCATCCCCTCCTACAACTGGTGGAACGAGGCCCTGCACGGCGTGGCCCGCAACGGCATCGCCACCGTGTTCCCTCAGTCCATCGGTCTGGCCGCCGCCTGGGACACCGACCTGCATTTCCGCCTGGCCACGGTGATCTCGGATGAGGGCCGGGCCAAGCACAACGAGGCCATGCGCAACGGCGACCACCGGATCTACACCGGCCTGACTTTCTGGTCGCCCAATATCAACATTTTCCGCGACCCGCGCTGGGGCCGGGGCATGGAAACCTACGGCGAGGACCCGTTCCTTACCGCGCGCCTGGGCGTGCAGTTTGTCAAGGGCCTGCAGGGCGATGACCCCAAGTACTTGAAAACAGTGGCCACGCCCAAGCACTACGCCGTGCACAGCGGCCCGGAGCCGGAGCGCCACCGTTTTGACGCCGTGGTGGGGGACCGCGATTTCCTGGAAACCTACCTGCCGGCTTTCCACGCCTGCATCGTCGAGGGCGGCGCCTGGAGCATCATGGGAGCCTACAACCGTTTCCGTGGCCATCCCTGCTGCGCCAGCCCCACCCTGCTGGTCGATATCCTGCGCAACGAATGGCATTTCAAGGGTTACGTGGTCAGCGACTGCTGGGCGATCCGCGATTTCTACCAGGGCCACAACGTGGTCGCCAACGCGGCCGAGGCCGCCGCGCTGGCCGTACGCACCGGCTGTGACCTCAACTGTGGCGAGTCCTACCAGGAGGCCTTGGGCGAGGCGGTGGAAAAGGGCCTGCTCACCGAGGCCGAGATCGACTCCGCGGTCACGCACCTGTTCCTGGCCCGTTTCAGCCTCGGGATGTTCGACCCCGACAGCATGGTTCCCTACGCACAGATTCCCGTATCGGTCAACGACAGCCCGGAGCACCGCGCGCTGGCCCTGGAGGCGGCGCACAAGTCCATCGTTCTGCTGAAAAACGCCGGCGGGATGTTGCCCCTGGACCGCAACAAGTACAAGAAAGTGGTCGTGCTCGGGCCCCAGGCGGTTTCGTTGGACTGCCTGCTGGGAAACTACAACGGCCATCCCTCGGCCTACACCACGGTGCTGGACGGTATCCGGGCCAAGCTGCCACCGGAGGCCGAGGTCACCTACCGCACCGGCTGCGGCATCGCCCAGAATTTCGAGAACTGGGAAATGGTCCCGCCGGAGGCCATTCAGCCGGTCGAGGGCTGGAACGGCAAGCTGAAAGTGGAGCATTTCGCGGGTGAGGCGGTCTCCGGCGAGCCGGTGGCGGTCACGGACGCCCCGTTCATCGGTTTCCAGTACCACCGTTTCCACTGGCCGATGGTGCCGCAGCTGGAGGGCCAGGTGCACTCGGCCCGGATCAGCGGGAAAGTGCAGGCCCCGGTGGACGGCCGCTACAAGCTGCGTCTTTCCTGCCGCGACAAGTTCGCCCTCAGCCTGGATGGCGCCGCGCTTGTCCAGTCGGACACCAGCGCCTGGACCGAGAAGAGCGCCGAGGTCGAGTTCGAGGCCGGCAGCGTGCACGAGCTGCAGCTCGAGATGACCGGGATGAAGGGTGACGGCAACGTGGTGCTGGAGTGGAGCCTGCCAGTGCAGGCCGATATCGCCCCGGTCATCAGGCAGGCCGACCTGATCGTGCTCTGCCTGGGGCTGTCGCCCAATCTGGAGGGCGAGGAAATGCCGGTCGAGGTGCCCGGGTTCTCGGGCGGCGACCGCACCAGCCTCGACCTTCCCGCCACCCAGGAGGCCCTGCTCAAGCAGGCCGTGGCCTCGGGCAAGCCGGTGGTGCTGGTGCTGATGAACGGCAGCGCGCTGTCGATCAACAGCGCCGACAAGAGCGTGCCGGCCATAGTCGAGGCCTGGTACCCGGGCGAGGAGGGCGGAAAGGCCGTGGCGGATGTGCTGTTCGGTGATTACAACCCGGGCGGACGCCTGCCGGTGACTTTCTACAAGTCGGTCGACCAGCTCCCCTCGTTCGAGGACTACAACATGCAGGGCCGCACCTACCGCTATTTCAAGGGTGAGCCGCTCTACCCGTTCGGCTTCGGCCTCAGCTACACCACGTTCGAGTACGGCGAGCTGAGCGTTCCCGCCGAGATCGTCGCCGGCGACTCGGTCAAAGTGGCGGTCACGGTCAAGAACACCGGCAGCCGCGCCGGGGATGAGGTGGTCCAGGTCTACCTGTCCGACCTGGAGGCCTCGGTGCCCGTGCCGCAGCGCGCCCTGGTCGGGTTCAAGCGCGTCTCGCTCGCCCCGGGCGAGAGCGCCCGCTGTGAGTTCAGCCTCGCGCCGGATGCCTTCACCATCATCAACGACAACGGTGTGCGCGTGGCCGAGCCAGGCGCGTTCGAGATCACGGTGGGCGGCAAGCAGCCCGGTTTCAAGGGCTCGGCGGATGCCGCCACCACCGGCGCCGTGACCGGCCAGGTCACCTTGCGCTGATCCACGCTCAGGGAGCGCCGGGGTTATGTCCCAGCCCGGCGCTCCCTTTTTTTGAGCGCCGCCCCTTTATCTGTCCTTGACAAAGGATTATTGTTTAAATATAGTAGCGGGCCTGTAACAGATACCTGCGCGCCTGAAACCCCGCAGCGAGCTCGAGGATACCTTTTTCACAATTCGGAAGAGGAATGCAAGATGAAAATCCCGAAGGATTTGAAGTACACCAAGGAACACGAATGGGTCCGTTTCGAGGAGGATGACCTCGCGGTGATCGGGATCACTGATTACGCCCAGAACGAGCTTGGTGACATCGTCTATGTCGAGCTGCCCGAGGTGGGCGACCAGGTCGAGACAATGGAAAGCTTCGGCACAATCGAGGCGGTCAAGACCGTGGCCGACCTCTACAGCCCGGTCACCGGGACCGTGGATGAGATCAACGACACCCTGGCCGATGAGCCGGAGCTGGTCAACAGCGACCCGTACGGTGACGGCTGGATGATCAAGGTCAGGACCAAGGAAGCCCCGGACGATCTTCTGACCCCGGAAGAATACAAGGACATGATCGGCTGAGGCCGGAAAGCGCGCGCAGAGAATGAGATATACGCCACACACCGAGGCCGATGTCAAGAGGATGCTCGAAAGCCTCGGCCTGAATTCGCTGGATGAGCTTTTCCGTTCCATCCCGGCCGAGGTCCAGGCCCGCTGCCGTCTGAGCCTGCCCGAGCCCTTGACCGAGATGGAAGTCACCGCCCTGGTCGAGGAGGTGGCCGCCGCCAACTGCGACCCCTTCGCCACGCTCAGTTTCCTGGGCGGCGGGGCCTGGGACCACTACATCCCGGCCGCCACCTGGCAGCTCCTTTCGCGCTCCGAGCTCTACACCTGCTACACGCCCTACCAGGCCGAGGTCAGCCAGGGCACGCTCCAGGCGATCTACGAGTACCAGAGTCTTGTCTGCCGCCTGACCGGCATGGACATCGCCAACGCCAGCGGCTACGACGGCGGCTCGGTCACGGCGGATGCCGCCCTGATGGCCGCCGCGATCAATGATGAGCGTTCGGTGGTCCTGGTCTCGGACACGGTGAACCCGGCCTACCGTCAGGTGGTGGAAACCTACAATTCCGGTGGGCGCTGCACTGTGCGCCGGGTGCCGTCGAAGAACGGCGCCACCGACCCTGAGGCCCTGGCCGCGGCCCTGGATGAGGACACGGTCTGCGTTATCGTGCAGAGCCCCAATTTCCTGGGAGCGCTGGAGGACACCGCAGCCCTCTGCGCCCTGGCGAAAGAAAAGGGTGCGCTCTCGGTGGTGGTCTGCGACCCGGTGGCCCTGGCCCTGACCACCTCGCCCGGCGAGGCGGGGGCCGATATCGCAGTGGGCGAGGGCCAGCCCTTGGGCGTGCCGCTCAGTTTCGGCGGACCGTATCTGGGCTTTTTCGCCACGCGCGAGGGCTACAAACGCCAGCTCCCGGGCCGTCTGGTCGGCATGACCGAGGACGTGAACGGCAAGCCGGGCTACGTGCTCACCCTTCAGACCCGCGAGCAGCATATCAAGCGCGAGCGCGCCACCAGCAACATCTGCACCAACCAGGCCCTTCTGGCCCTGGCCGCCACGATCCACCTGACCCTGCTGGGCCGCGAGGGCCTGACCGAGGCGGCGAACCTGAGCCTGCAGAAAGCCCACTATCTGGCCGAGCGTATCGCGGCCCTGCCCGGCTGGAGCCTGGCGTACCCGGAGCAGCCGTTCTTCCGCGAGTTTGTGCTGCGGCCGCCCAAGCCGCCGCGCGAGGTGATCGAGAAAGCCCTGGCGCGCGGGTTCCTGGCCGGGATCGACCTGGGGCGTCTGGACAGTCAGTGGGAGGGCCTGCTTCTCACCGCGGTGACAGAGAAGCGGACAAGAAAGCAGATGGACAGCTTAGTGGAAACCCTGGCCTCGCTGTGAAGCGGGGCCTTTTGGTTTTCAGATAGCAGGCAAAAGTAAACGGGCGAACACAAGGTTCGCCCCTACGGTAGGCCCGCGCTGCCTGCGACTCCTGGAATCCGCTTTGATTCTCGATCCCCGGCGTAGGGGGGGCCGGGGGGATTTAATCAGACAGTCCGTTTTACCACCTCTTTCGCGATATCCTCCCGCCAGACAAGGCAGTGGAAAGAAAGGATTAGATAATATCAAATCTCCCCTCAATCCCCCTTTTTCAAAGGGGGAGGCAGAGACTGCCCCTTCCATACCTCATGCAGTCAGACCCAATCCGGGCCTCCCGTGATTCTGATGTCAAAAAGAAAAGGGCACGGCAGGCCGTGCCCTTACAGTAAAATCCATAGCTTAAACAGCCCCACCTCACTCCTCGTACGCACCCATGTGGCTGAACTTGTCGATCCGCTGGCGCACCAGCTCCTCGGGCTTGACCTTGCTGAGCTGAGCCAGGTGGCGCGAGAGCACCTCTTTCAGGCTGGCCGAGGAGGCGGCCGGGTCCATGTGCGCCCCGCCGTTGGGCTCGGGGATTATCTCGTCGATTATGCCGAACCCGAACAGGCTTTTAGCGTCCAGCTTGAGCGCTGCGGCGGCTTTCTCCTTCTCCGCGTCATCGCGCCACAGGATCGAGGCGCAGCCCTCGGGCGAGATAACCGAGTAGGTCGCGTTCTCGAGCATCAGCACCCGGTTGCCCATGCCCAGGGCCAGGGCCCCCCCGCTTCCGCCCTCGCCGATAATCACTGAGACCAGGGGCGTGCGCAACAGGGTCATCTCGCGCAGGTTGCGGGCGATCGCCTCGGCCTGGCCGCGCTCCTCGGCCCCCAGGCCGGGGTAGGCGCCCGTGGTGTCGATCAGGGTCACCACCGGACGGCTGAACTTCTCGGCCAGGTACATCAGGCGCAACGCCTTGCGATAGCCCTCCGGGTGCGGCATCCCGAAATTGCGGTAGATTTTCTCCTTGGTGTCGCGGCCTTTCTGCTGGCCGATCACCATCACGGCCCGGCCCTCGAACCAGGCCCAGCCGGCCACGATGCTCGGGTCGTCGCGGAACTGACGGTCGCCGTGGAGCTCCACGAACCCCTCGAACACTGAGCCGATGTAGTCCAGGGCGTAAGGGCGCTGCGGGTGACGGGCCAGCTGGACCCGCTGGTAAGGTGTGATCTTGCGGTATATTTCCTCCCGCAGGCGCGCCAGTTTTTTCTCCAGCTTGCCGATCTCGGAACGCAGGTCCAGGCCCTGGCTCTCCGACAGACGGTCCAGTTCGGCGATCCTGTCCACCAGGTCGTGGATCGGTTTCTCGAAATCGAGGTACTGACCGTTCATCGTGGCATTCTCCGCTCGTGAATCCGTGGTCCGGGCGGCATGCGCGCCGGGATTGGTCTTCCAGTCCAGTTTGCGGGGACAATAAGCCCCATTGCGGTGTCGCACAAGCCAGGCCCGCCGTGAGCGCTCCAGGCGCTCAGTCCAGTCCGAGCAGCCCCTTGGCCACGTCGCGGCAGAACTTCTCGAGCACTGGCTTTTCCAGCCCGAGCCCGTCAACCAGCCAGTCACCCTGGCCGGGATAGAAGCTGGCGAACGTATAATCGATGTCCTTCCTGGTCGTGCGCAGGTAGAGCGACCAGACCTTGTACAGCTTGTCCGTGGGCAGCATGTCCGTGCCCCAGATCACCTTGTGCGGCATGCGGTTGATCAGC of the bacterium genome contains:
- a CDS encoding OsmC family protein; protein product: MEKKATVRWVEGLQFVANPPSNHAILLDGAGPGGGADSAVHPKELLLCAVAGCTGMDVISILNKMKVQVKAFEMTVSADEAEEHPKYYRSIKVTYVLRGEDIPEDKVKKAVDLSSEKYCGVMATLRQPVAVSTEVRIEKG
- a CDS encoding glycoside hydrolase family 3 C-terminal domain-containing protein, yielding MQMFVFRYLTAGLAACVLALAAGSCAPKEKKMAYLDTGLPFADRTADLVSRMTLPEKISQMGHDAPAVDRLGIPSYNWWNEALHGVARNGIATVFPQSIGLAAAWDTDLHFRLATVISDEGRAKHNEAMRNGDHRIYTGLTFWSPNINIFRDPRWGRGMETYGEDPFLTARLGVQFVKGLQGDDPKYLKTVATPKHYAVHSGPEPERHRFDAVVGDRDFLETYLPAFHACIVEGGAWSIMGAYNRFRGHPCCASPTLLVDILRNEWHFKGYVVSDCWAIRDFYQGHNVVANAAEAAALAVRTGCDLNCGESYQEALGEAVEKGLLTEAEIDSAVTHLFLARFSLGMFDPDSMVPYAQIPVSVNDSPEHRALALEAAHKSIVLLKNAGGMLPLDRNKYKKVVVLGPQAVSLDCLLGNYNGHPSAYTTVLDGIRAKLPPEAEVTYRTGCGIAQNFENWEMVPPEAIQPVEGWNGKLKVEHFAGEAVSGEPVAVTDAPFIGFQYHRFHWPMVPQLEGQVHSARISGKVQAPVDGRYKLRLSCRDKFALSLDGAALVQSDTSAWTEKSAEVEFEAGSVHELQLEMTGMKGDGNVVLEWSLPVQADIAPVIRQADLIVLCLGLSPNLEGEEMPVEVPGFSGGDRTSLDLPATQEALLKQAVASGKPVVLVLMNGSALSINSADKSVPAIVEAWYPGEEGGKAVADVLFGDYNPGGRLPVTFYKSVDQLPSFEDYNMQGRTYRYFKGEPLYPFGFGLSYTTFEYGELSVPAEIVAGDSVKVAVTVKNTGSRAGDEVVQVYLSDLEASVPVPQRALVGFKRVSLAPGESARCEFSLAPDAFTIINDNGVRVAEPGAFEITVGGKQPGFKGSADAATTGAVTGQVTLR
- the gcvH gene encoding glycine cleavage system protein GcvH, translated to MKIPKDLKYTKEHEWVRFEEDDLAVIGITDYAQNELGDIVYVELPEVGDQVETMESFGTIEAVKTVADLYSPVTGTVDEINDTLADEPELVNSDPYGDGWMIKVRTKEAPDDLLTPEEYKDMIG
- the gcvPA gene encoding aminomethyl-transferring glycine dehydrogenase subunit GcvPA, which codes for MRYTPHTEADVKRMLESLGLNSLDELFRSIPAEVQARCRLSLPEPLTEMEVTALVEEVAAANCDPFATLSFLGGGAWDHYIPAATWQLLSRSELYTCYTPYQAEVSQGTLQAIYEYQSLVCRLTGMDIANASGYDGGSVTADAALMAAAINDERSVVLVSDTVNPAYRQVVETYNSGGRCTVRRVPSKNGATDPEALAAALDEDTVCVIVQSPNFLGALEDTAALCALAKEKGALSVVVCDPVALALTTSPGEAGADIAVGEGQPLGVPLSFGGPYLGFFATREGYKRQLPGRLVGMTEDVNGKPGYVLTLQTREQHIKRERATSNICTNQALLALAATIHLTLLGREGLTEAANLSLQKAHYLAERIAALPGWSLAYPEQPFFREFVLRPPKPPREVIEKALARGFLAGIDLGRLDSQWEGLLLTAVTEKRTRKQMDSLVETLASL
- a CDS encoding acetyl-CoA carboxylase carboxyltransferase subunit alpha; the encoded protein is MNGQYLDFEKPIHDLVDRIAELDRLSESQGLDLRSEIGKLEKKLARLREEIYRKITPYQRVQLARHPQRPYALDYIGSVFEGFVELHGDRQFRDDPSIVAGWAWFEGRAVMVIGQQKGRDTKEKIYRNFGMPHPEGYRKALRLMYLAEKFSRPVVTLIDTTGAYPGLGAEERGQAEAIARNLREMTLLRTPLVSVIIGEGGSGGALALGMGNRVLMLENATYSVISPEGCASILWRDDAEKEKAAAALKLDAKSLFGFGIIDEIIPEPNGGAHMDPAASSASLKEVLSRHLAQLSKVKPEELVRQRIDKFSHMGAYEE